From Acidimicrobiales bacterium, one genomic window encodes:
- a CDS encoding NADH-ubiquinone oxidoreductase-F iron-sulfur binding region domain-containing protein, which translates to MDPNSVLPPAPVASYSHHLRARAGDAILAASLLGAEATIDVIDEAGLRGRGGAWFPVATKWRTTNRFRSVEAAPSLVVNAAEGEPGSFKDRMLIRRDPYSVVEGAVIAARAVGADTIVIATKESFATEVARLKSAVAEVQALATERIAEVVFVYGPDRYLFGEESALLEVVVGHQPFPRIGPPWRHGALDMDGTGSPASTAMAAPFDEGTLPPPALVHNVETLARVAHVIRYHGADRPEWPVATFLATVSGDVPVAGVEEFPVGTSLRDVVGDGADDAAAVLNGVSYPLIPAGHLDRPMVPQPDAETSLPIGAAAIRVFAKGTHPVAIARAAASFLSVESCGQCLPCKTEGLAIAGHLDAARSGAERLPAVAESLQVSSARVVEGARCGLAGQIQGVVDGLLAFFPDALADPAGVRSGPDPVVAPLVDLVDGRAIIDGAHADVQPDWTTETPWSGRFPATSRDRTFGEDGG; encoded by the coding sequence ATGGACCCGAACTCCGTGCTGCCGCCCGCCCCTGTCGCGTCGTACTCGCATCACCTGCGAGCCCGAGCCGGCGACGCGATCCTCGCAGCGTCCCTCCTCGGCGCCGAAGCGACGATCGACGTCATCGACGAGGCCGGTCTTCGTGGCCGCGGGGGAGCGTGGTTCCCGGTCGCGACGAAGTGGCGGACGACGAACCGCTTCCGATCCGTGGAGGCGGCGCCGTCGCTGGTCGTGAACGCGGCCGAGGGCGAGCCCGGTTCGTTCAAGGATCGAATGCTGATACGCCGGGACCCCTATTCGGTCGTCGAGGGAGCGGTCATCGCCGCCCGCGCCGTCGGGGCCGACACCATCGTCATCGCGACGAAGGAGAGCTTCGCGACCGAGGTCGCCCGACTGAAGTCGGCGGTAGCGGAGGTGCAGGCGTTGGCGACCGAGCGCATTGCCGAGGTGGTGTTCGTCTACGGGCCCGACCGGTACCTGTTCGGCGAGGAGTCTGCGCTGCTCGAGGTGGTCGTCGGCCATCAGCCCTTCCCTCGTATCGGACCACCATGGCGACATGGCGCGCTCGACATGGACGGGACGGGATCGCCCGCGTCGACTGCGATGGCTGCGCCGTTCGACGAGGGGACCCTGCCGCCGCCCGCGCTCGTCCACAATGTCGAAACGCTTGCTCGTGTCGCTCACGTGATCCGGTATCACGGTGCGGATCGTCCCGAATGGCCGGTGGCGACCTTTCTCGCCACCGTCAGCGGCGACGTTCCTGTCGCCGGAGTCGAGGAGTTCCCGGTCGGCACCTCGTTGCGCGACGTGGTCGGCGACGGCGCCGATGATGCCGCGGCCGTGCTCAACGGCGTGTCGTATCCGCTGATCCCGGCCGGTCACCTCGACAGACCGATGGTCCCACAACCCGACGCCGAGACGTCGCTGCCGATCGGCGCGGCGGCGATCCGGGTCTTCGCGAAGGGGACCCATCCGGTTGCGATCGCGCGGGCAGCCGCCTCGTTCCTGTCGGTCGAGAGCTGCGGACAGTGCCTGCCCTGCAAGACCGAGGGTCTGGCGATCGCCGGTCACCTGGACGCGGCCAGGAGCGGCGCCGAACGCCTGCCCGCGGTCGCCGAATCCCTCCAGGTCTCGTCGGCCAGGGTGGTCGAAGGTGCCCGGTGCGGGCTCGCCGGCCAGATCCAGGGTGTCGTCGACGGACTCCTCGCCTTCTTCCCGGACGCGTTGGCCGACCCGGCCGGTGTGCGGTCGGGTCCGGATCCCGTGGTCGCGCCGCTGGTCGACCTCGTCGACGGTCGGGCGATCATCGATGGAGCGCATGCCGATGTGCAGCCCGACTGGACGACAGAGACGCCCTGGTCAGGTCGGTTCCCCGCAACATCCAGAGACCGGACGTTCGGCGAGGACGGAGGATGA
- a CDS encoding universal stress protein has protein sequence MKILLAVDDSATSYEAALVVSQWFGDDASIVALHVGTVTPTLSSTEHLAVGGSGYPVFALPALRERMTEITRAAREVAARAANLTDGSVRTEQGDPADVIVAVAAEIDADLIVVGTGDRSWLSRLLNPSVSSTVAEKAPCSVLVVRSGALGESTLGESTLGESTVGEPT, from the coding sequence GTGAAGATTCTGCTGGCAGTCGACGACAGTGCGACGAGCTACGAAGCAGCGCTCGTCGTCTCACAATGGTTCGGCGACGACGCGTCGATCGTGGCACTGCACGTCGGCACCGTCACGCCGACACTCTCGTCGACGGAGCATCTGGCCGTCGGCGGGTCCGGCTACCCCGTGTTCGCGCTTCCCGCGCTGCGAGAACGCATGACGGAGATCACGCGCGCGGCCCGTGAGGTCGCAGCTCGCGCCGCCAACCTCACGGACGGTTCGGTCCGCACGGAGCAGGGGGATCCGGCCGACGTCATCGTCGCGGTCGCGGCCGAGATAGATGCCGACCTCATCGTGGTCGGCACCGGAGATCGATCGTGGCTCTCCCGCCTGCTCAACCCGTCGGTGAGCTCGACCGTGGCCGAGAAGGCGCCGTGCTCGGTCCTCGTCGTCCGGTCCGGCGCACTGGGTGAATCGACACTGGGTGAATCGACACTGGGGGAATCGACAGTGGGGGAACCGACATGA